Proteins encoded within one genomic window of Arachis ipaensis cultivar K30076 chromosome B08, Araip1.1, whole genome shotgun sequence:
- the LOC107613618 gene encoding probable sarcosine oxidase: MQSGRGNEVFDVIIVGGGVMGSATAYHAAKRGLRTLLLEQFDFLHHRGSSHGESRTIRATYPQHHYYPLVMESYTLWQQAQAQIGYTVYFPAHHLDIGPAQDPILRAVIDNCRRHAMPHEVLNRRQLASKFPGRIDMPDDWIGIFNRLGGIIKPTKAVAMFQSLAHKYGAVLKDKAEVIDVKKDGENGVVVFTSNGESYRGRKCVVTVGAWVNKLVKKVSGVELPIQPLETHVFYWRVKEGHEGDFAVGGDFPTFASCTGEGGIYVYGTPSLEFPGLVKVAVHGGNPVDPDKRPWGSGYRVQDLKKWIQQTFMGLVDSSEPVVKQACMYSMTPDEDFIVDFLGGEFGKDVVVGGGFSGHGFKMAPVIGRVLTELAIDGVASGVDIKPFRISRFSMNSRI; this comes from the coding sequence ATGCAGAGCGGGCGTGGTAACGAGGTTTTCGACGTGATCATCGTCGGCGGCGGTGTAATGGGAAGCGCCACCGCGTATCACGCTGCAAAGAGGGGTCTCCGGACACTCCTCCTCGAGCAATTCGACTTCCTCCACCACCGTGGCTCCTCCCACGGCGAGTCCCGCACAATCCGCGCAACGTACCCACAGCACCATTACTACCCACTCGTCATGGAATCTTACACGCTCTGGCAGCAGGCCCAGGCCCAAATCGGCTACACCGTCTACTTTCCGGCCCACCATCTCGATATCGGCCCGGCTCAAGACCCAATCCTCCGCGCCGTCATCGACAATTGCCGCCGGCACGCCATGCCGCACGAGGTCCTCAACCGCCGCCAGCTGGCGTCGAAGTTCCCGGGCCGCATCGACATGCCGGACGATTGGATCGGAATATTCAACCGCCTCGGCGGCATCATAAAGCCGACGAAGGCGGTTGCCATGTTCCAATCGCTAGCGCACAAATACGGTGCAGTTTTAAAGGACAAAGCTGAAGTAATCGACGTTAAAAAAGACGGAGAAAACGGCGTCGTTGTTTTTACATCTAACGGCGAAAGTTATCGAGGAAGGAAGTGTGTTGTAACGGTAGGAGCATGGGTTAACAAGCTTGTGAAGAAAGTGAGTGGAGTTGAATTACCGATTCAGCCACTAGAGACTCATGTGTTTTACTGGAGGGTGAAGGAGGGGCACGAAGGGGATTTCGCAGTAGGGGGCGATTTTCCTACCTTTGCTAGCTGTACAGGGGAAGGAGGGATTTACGTGTACGGAACACCATCATTGGAGTTCCCGGGTTTGGTTAAGGTCGCGGTCCACGGTGGAAATCCGGTTGACCCGGATAAAAGACCTTGGGGTTCAGGGTATAGGGTTCAAGATTTAAAGAAGTGGATTCAACAGACGTTCATGGGCTTGGTCGATTCGAGCGAGCCCGTGGTGAAGCAGGCCTGCATGTATTCTATGACGCCAGATGAAGATTTTATTGTGGATTTCTTGGGTGGGGAGTTTGGGAAGGATGTGGTAGTGGGTGGCGGGTTTTCGGGTCACGGGTTCAAGATGGCTCCGGTTATTGGAAGGGTTTTAACTGAGCTTGCTATAGATGGGGTTGCAAGTGGGGTTGACATCAAACCCTTCAGGATTTCAAGGTTTAGCATGAATTCTAGGATTTGA
- the LOC107613483 gene encoding molybdopterin synthase catalytic subunit produces MAAEDDKNLVEISENTIDIARYMNYVSAPQAGAIATFAGTTRDTFESKTVLELRYEAYVPMAIRCIKSICSSARVSWNLYSIAVAHRLGTVPVGETSIFIAVSSVHRADALEACRFIIDEVKATVPIWKKEVYSNGEVWKENSEFLERRSDLGNKDVDCSAKMAESMERSNKKPCCGTKVKVDDDVSQK; encoded by the coding sequence ATGGCTGCAGAAGATGATAAGAATCTTGTCGAAATCTCAGAGAACACGATAGACATTGCTAGATATATGAACTATGTCAGCGCTCCACAAGCTGGTGCAATAGCGACTTTTGCAGGCACCACACGCGACACTTTCGAAAGTAAGACAGTTTTAGAGTTGAGGTATGAAGCTTATGTTCCAATGGCAATACGTTGTATCAAGTCTATTTGTTCATCTGCAAGAGTGTCATGGAATCTATATTCCATTGCTGTTGCGCATCGCCTGGGGACAGTTCCTGTAGGAGAAACAAGTATCTTCATCGCCGTCTCATCTGTTCACAGGGCTGATGCACTGGAGGCATGTAGATTTATAATAGATGAAGTAAAAGCTACAGTTCCTATTTGGAAGAAGGAGGTTTATTCAAACGGAGAAGTTTGGAAAGAAAACTCTGAGTTTTTGGAGCGGAGGAGCGATCTTGGTAACAAAGATGTAGATTGCAGTGCGAAAATGGCAGAAAGTATGGAGCGCAGCAACAAAAAGCCTTGCTGTGGGACTAAGGTTAAGGTTGATGATGATGTAAGCCAGAAATAA